Within Sphingobium aromaticiconvertens, the genomic segment CCGTCCGGTACAGCGCGAGCAATGGAAAGATCACGCGATAGGCAAGGCGACCCGCAAGGCCGCTCGGCAGATCGGAAATATTGCGGGCGATGCCATAGAGACCCAAAGTCTGCATCGTCGCCATGCGACCGATGAACAGCCGATCAAGATAGGTCGAGGCATAGTTGAGCAGCGAGGACGCCATGATCCATTTGCCGAAATGGACGATTTCTTTCACATGCTCGCGGTCCAGCAGCAACCGGTGCGCCGGATGCGGAAGCCGGTAGCTCATCACAGAGCGCGCAGCGATGGACAGCAGCATCCCCCAGATGAGCGCCCACACCGTGGGCGTGACCAGCGCCAACCCCACGCAAAACATAAAATTAATGCATTCCGCCTGTAACTCGAAAAGGTTACGGCGACGCACCTCCAGATTTTTCACCAGCACGAAGATCGAAGTAGAGGCAAAGGCCGTCAGCAGCGGCGCAAGACTGACGGCAAGGAGGACAGACAGGTCGAGGTGATAGAGGGAGGCCAGCGCGGGCGATAGCGCCGCGAACAGCAGGGACAATGCGCCGCCCCGGATCAGCTGGATCGTCCATGCCGTATTGAAGAATCGTGGCGAAAGCCCTTGCCGGTGATTGACGATATTCTGCTCTATCCCGACGTCGCTCAACAGTTCGATGCCCAGCCGGATACTGTTGACGATGACCATGACGCCGAAAATTTCCGGCGCCAGTAATCGGGCCAGGATGACCGACGAGGCCAGCTTCAGGACGAAAGAGGCCCCAAATGTAACCACCGTCCACATCAACTTGTTGAAAAGGCTGGATTGCTCCTGCCCCACATGAGCCATATCCGACACGTCCTCGGCACCGGCTGCGGTCATGGGAGGAATGCCATCGTTGCGCCCATATTTTTCCCTTTTCCCCGGAAACGCCTGGCGAATGATCGCAGGTCATTGCCCTAGAGCATTTTCAAAGCAGATAGAATCATCTGTTGCCTTACGAAAATGCGTCAAATCAAAAACCTAGAGCGGTTTCCGCTCCGATTGCATCGGATGGTCGCTCTAGCCCTTTGATTCAGCGCATTTTCCATAGCAGGCGTTTCCAACCGCTTCGAAAATGCTCTACCGCTGGGCAAATGGATCGTCAAAACAAGCATATCTCCCTAATTCACAATTAACCTAGAACCTAACGCAGACGACAAGAGTTGGGCGTTATCCTCTCCTTATAGTTCGGGGGAATAGACATGTATTTGAACGCCAAAAATCAAGAACTCTATCTCTCGGCCAGTCCAAATTCCTGGCCGAAAACAGGTATAAGCGGCGGCACCCGTTATGGATCGAGTGCCAACGATGTATTTTATAGTTCCGTAGCCGAAACAATGATTGGCGGCAATGGAGACGATTCCTATCATTTGTATAATGCCAGGGCATCCATCAAGGAATATGCTGGTGAAGGAATTGATACCCTCTTCGTCAACTACTGGGGTGGCGCCACCCTTCCTGCCCAAATCGAAAATCTTATACTCAACTCACCAGGCTCGACCTATGGCACCGGCAACGCCCTCAACAACATCATCATAGCAGGCGATGCTGGAGCATTGCTCAATGGCATGGCCGGCGACGATGTGCTGGTCGGGGGCAAGGGCGCCGACATCTTCGCGATCAGTTCGGGGAACGGCTCCGATGCCATATACGGCTTCACGCCCAGCTTTGACGCCATAACGCTGACAAACTATGGCATTACCAGCTTTACCCAGTTGCAATCACTGGCGAGCCAGAATGGCGACGATGTCGTCATCCGTTTTGCCAATGCCGAAACGCTGATTTTGCGCGACATCGACCTGAAGGATCTGGGCGCGGCGGATTTTGATCTGCCCATCGATACCGGGCCGGTCCCGGAAGGGTTCAAGCTACTGACCGGCAATACCAAAGTCTACATCGATGATGGCTGGAAAGTCCTCAACAACATGTGGAACGTCAGCGACCTGACCTATGGCAAAGACTATAGCATCAACAGCCATTTCGATCCCAACGATCTGACGGCGGGCGTGACCTTCAACTGGTCGGTTCCCCTGGTGACAAGTGCTTATCCATCGATTCGCGGCTTTCCCGAAGTGATATTCGGCGCCGCGCCAAATGGTGGCGGTGGCACCAATCCCACCGACAAGGCGCATGTCTTTCCCATCGCAGTCAGCGATATTTCCGAACTGACCGCCGATTATGACGTCAGCTTTTCCGGCAACAAGGGCGGCTTCAACGTCGCGTTCGACATCTGGCTCACCAGCGTGAAGGGGGGCAATGCGTCCACCATCACCAATGAAATCATGGTCTGGCTGCACAAGGGCGACTTCCCCCCTTACGGCAGCCAGATTGGCACCTATACCAACGGTGATTTCACCGCCCAGATCTGGCATGAAGGCACCTATACCGCGATTGTCGCGGACACCGACTCCTATTCCGGCACGCTCGACGTCGCCCACATATTGGCGACGCTGAAATCCATGGGGATCGTGTCCGACCAGGAATTTCTTGCATCGGTCGAATTGGGGGCAGAGCCTGTTTCCGGTTCAGGTTCCCTGACCATCAACAATCTCGACCTCCATCTCGAAAGCCGCGAAGTCGACGGTTATATCACGATAAAGGACGTAACCGGGTCCGGTACGACGGTCACAACGGTGGCGGAAAACAGCGCCCCGGCCTTCGATTCGTCCAATGGCGGCGATGTTCTGACCATCTCGATGAACGAAAACCATCATTACGTCACGAAGCTCAACGCCACCGATCCTGATCAGGGCGACACGGTCAGCTATGCCATTTCGGGAGGCGCGGATGCCGCGCTGTTCTCGATCGACGCGGAAACCGGCATATTGACCTTCATCAAGACGCCGGACCATGAGGCCCCGAACGACAGCGATGCCAATGGCATTTATGATGTCATCGTCAGCGCCGGCGATGGCCGCGCCAGTAGCAACCAGGCATTGGCCATCCACGTCAAGAACCTCAACGAAGCCCCGTCAGCAGATGGCGCAGTGCGGATCGACACCATCGGCGGAACGACCACTGGGCCGATCGCCATCGGTGCCAGCGATCCCGACAAGGACACGCTTTCCTACTCCGTCAAGAACGGTCAGGCGCCCAGCCGTGGCTCTGTCGCCATCAATCAGGCCGATGGCACTTTTACTTACCATGCCATCGGCACCGAGGCGGGTTCAGACCAGTTCATCATTACGATTGACGACGGCAAAGGCGGCGTGATCGATCAGGTCGTGACGCTGGATATTGTCAAGGACGTCACCACGATTACCGGTAGTGACCGCGTCGAACGGCTGGTTGGCGGCAACACGCCCACCGAATTCTACGGCATGGGCGGCGATGATATCATCATCGGTGGCAATGGCGACGATTTTATCAATGGTGGCGCGGGCGCTGACACCATGACCGGCGGAAAAGGCGATGACAGTTACGTCGTCACCTCGACATCCGATATCGTGATCGAAAAAGCCGGTGAGGGCGATGACACGGTGATCACGTCCGTCGCCTATACGCTGGGCGATCATGTCGAAAACCTCGTTCTTTCGGGAACGCGCGGCTTTCGCGGAACCGGCAATGCGCTCGACAACGTCATCACCGGCAATGCCGGGGACAATCTGATCGACGGTGGCGCGGGTGCGGACAGGATGATCGGCGGCGGCGGCGATGACACCTACATCGTCGACAATATCAACGATATAGTCGTTGAAAATCCCGGTGAAGGTATCGATCTCGTCTATGCCTCGGTCAGCCATGTCCTTGGCGCCGATGTCGAGCGCCTGATCCTGACGGGTATCGACGACATCAATGCAACCGGCAACGCACTCGACAATGTGATCACCGGCAATAATGGCCGGAACATCCTCGACGGTGGCGGCGGGGCCGACAAGATGAATGGCCAGCAGGGTGACGACGTCTACGTCGTCAACGATGTTAACGACGTCGTGATCGAAAATTGGCACGATGGTTTAGGCGGCAATGACACGATCCTTTCGTCGGTGAACTACAGCCTGTCCGACTATGTGGAAAATCTTGTTCTGACGGGCACGCAGAACCTCAACGCATCGGGGAACGCCCTCAACAATGTGCTGAACGGCAACGCAGGCGACAATATCCTGAAGGGCAATGCAGGTAACGATATCCTGAAGGGTGGGGCAGGCTTCGACACGGCGGCCTATTCGGGCAAGGCTGCGGATCACATTTTCTTCACCAAAGATGGCCAGCTTTACATTCAGGATATGAACAAGGCCGATGGTGATGACGGCACCGACCGTCTCACCAGCGTCGAAAAGATCGCTTTTGCCGACGGAACGACGAAGGCGATCGCATCGGCCATCGTCGTCGATCTTGGCGGCAAGGGGATCACGCTCGATTCAGCATCTGCTTCCGCGGCACGCTTCGACTTCAACGGCGATGGTGCAGCGGACAAAAGCAGTTGGTTTGGCAAGGACAATGCCATGCTGTTTATCGACCGGGACGGCAATAACACATTGTCCGGCTCGGAAGAAATGGACTTTTTCCTGGGTGCGAAGGATGCCACCTCCGCCCTTTCCGCACTGACGGCGTTTGATGACAATAAAGACGGCCAGATAACATCCGCCGACGCCATCTTCAGCCAGTTCCACCTGTTTGCTGACAGGGACGGAAACGGCACAGTCGGCAGCGGAGAGAGCCTGTCTCTGTCGGATGCCGGCATCACCGCCCTGTCCCTGAATGCAACCGGCAGGAGTGGCGCCGTGGACATCAGCGGCGCCACGCTGCTCAACAGTGCCTCATTCACTTGGGCCGATGGATCCCATGGCCTGCTGGGCGAGGCGATACTGGGTTATGAACCGGCTGCGCTGCATCCGAACGAGGGGCATCTGCTGATCTGACGCCCCTCTTGCCCGCCATTGCTTGACAGGCCGGAAACCGGCCTGTCATAGCCTGCGCCTTCGTAAAAAATGCGGGAGTGACGGACGTTGATGATCCGGTCCGTTCAATATTGGCGCGCAATCGCGGCCCTGACGGTGGTCATCGCCCATATATTGCTGCACCCCATGCCCTTCCCCGATCCGACCTATCGGCGATTGGGATCGTTTGGCGTGCTGCTCTTCTTCGTCATCAGCGGCTTCATCATGGTCTATACGACAGGCAGGGGGCGCTTCGATCCCGCCGATTTCCTGCGCCGCCGGATAGAACGTGTGGCGCCATTATACTGGCTGGTGACGTTCGCCGTTGCAATGATGGCGATCGTCACTCCCTCCCTGCTCAGGAACACGACCTTTTCCTTTCAGCAATTGCTGCTGTCCTGCCTGTTCATTCCCTATGCGCGCGCTGATGGTGAAATCGTGCCGCTGATGAAACTTGGCTGGTCGTTGAATTATGAAATATTCTTCTACATCCTGTTCGCCACCACCTTTCGGCTGACGGCAGTGCAACGCGTCGCCTCCATGGCGGGCGGCTTCCTGTTTATCATCTTATTGGGGCAGATGATCGGCTTTACCCAGCCAATCGCTTATTTCTATACCCAGCCCGTCATCCTCTCTTTTTGCGTCGGCATGGGAATCGGGCTGTGCATCCTCAACGAACAGCTATGGAGGAAGATGCCCGGCCCCATTTTCTGGGCGATACTGGCCGCTCTCCTGTTCACCGCAGGCTTCATGGTCACCCCGGATGCGGCCGTCAACATGGCGACCGATGCCTGCTTCACCCTGGCGTCGGCGGCGATGCTGCTTTTCGGGCTGAGGGTCAAATCAGGGATAGCCCCTTCACCAGTGGGCCTGTTTCTGGGCGACATTTCCTACGCAATCTATCTGGTACATATGTATGTGGTGGCCGCAGTGGCCCTCATAGTGTCACGCCTTTTCGGTGCACCCAGCCTGCTGCTCACGATCCCGCTGACTATCGGTATCACCATCGCGGTTTCCGGCCTTGTCCATCACATGTTCGAAAAGCCCGTCCGGCGCTGGTTTCGTGCACAACATGTCCGGCGCACGGCCGCCTCGACCTAACTGTTCTCAGGCCAGCGATCGCGCCAGATCGGCGAACCTCCGACCGATGCGGCCCCAGCTATAGCGGTCCAGCATGGCCTCCCTGTATGCGAAGGCATCCGCCTCCCACCGGGCGAACGGCGTGTCGAGAAAAGCGATTACCGCGTCGCTCACCGTGGCAGCGGCCACAGGACGCGCAATGGGCGAACAAGGCATGCCTTCCCCCATCAAGGTCGCAATCCCCCCCGCTGCCGAAGCAATAACGGGCCGGGCATGCCCCGCCGCCAGCAGGGCAACGCCACTTTGGGAATGAAAATCCTTATACGGCATGAGCAACGCATCACATCGAGCGATCAGGTCGGCCAGACGCGCTTCGTCGACATAGCCAACCTCAAGGTCAACCACCGCACCCGCGTCGCTGGCGGCCTTGCGTATTTCGGCGAGATAGGCGGCTTCATCGCGATGCCCCCCTCCCCTGACCAGCAGCCGCAATGGCGCGTTTGTCCGGGCGGTTGCAAGGCGCAAACCGGCGATGGCTTCCAGAACACCCTTGTTCGATCGCAACGTGCCGAAGAGCAGCAGCGTACCGGTTCCCGGCAAGGGCGCGGGGGCGTCCGTGGCGAATATGCCAAGGTCGATCACTGCCACCGGGATGGAAAGGTTCGGCACATCCTCCCTGAGCGCAAGCCGTGTCGGCTCGGCAAGAACCACCAGCGCATGAACCAGGCGATAAGGCAGCCGCCAGACAGCCTGCTCCAGACGCCGCAGGAAAGACGGCAGATGCCAGGCATGGGGAATGGGATCATGGACGACATAGATGATCCGGCCGCCACTGATCCGCAAAAACAACAGCATGAGCAGCGCAACGGGCAACGGGTCCATGATGGTCATCACGAACAGCCGGTTTCCGCCGATGCGCGCCCTTGCCAGCAAAAGGAACCCACCGGCCATCCGTGCAAGGCTGAGGCCCAGATTGCGCAACCGGCCAGCACCGGGCCGTTCATGCGGCTGACGCAGCCGGGTCAATTGCGCCATAGGCTGTTCCAGACGCGGATCGGATGAGCGGGGCGCAAGAAAAGTCACGTCGACACCAGCTTGCGCCATCCCCCTCGCCAGTTCGCTGGCATATAGCCCCGCCCCAGATGCGCGCCAGGCGCGGGTAAAGAGGCACAGGCGTAGCGGAGCGGCTGCGCCGACGAGCACTTTATTCCCGGATGCATCCTTCATTTGGGCTGCGGCTCGGACTCGCTCAGGCGCTGGATGGAAAGATCGCGGAACTCGGCCGTATAGACTTCGGATCCGCCCGCGCGATAGATACCGAATTTAAGATAGGGGCCACGCTTGTCATTGAAGCCGAACGGCCCTTGATAGGACACCAGTTGCCGTCCGTCCCGCCAGATTTCGATAGCGCCCTTGCCGCCATGGTCGAAACGGACGCGGATCTTCATCGCGAAGGGATGCCCCCTCTCAATATCCTTGTCGTCGCGATATAGCTGGATATGTTTGAACGCGCCGGGCGGGGTGATTTCTTCGGGGGAATAGCGGGCAGAAATATCCATTTTCTCCCCCTTCATATACAGGCCGAAAGGCGGGCTGTGCCCCTGCTCACCCGGATCGAAGGTTGATTGTATCTGCATCAGCGACATCCATTCCGCGGCGTTGCGCGCGCCCGGCGGAATGGTGAGTTGGAAGGAAATCAGATAGGTTTGCCCAAATTCAAATATCGGACGGACATAGGCTTCCGAACGCTCCCGCACCTGCGCGGACTGCGCGCGATCACCCGCCAGTTGATCGCCCGGACGAACCTCAAACCGATATCCATTCGGGATCGCCTCAACGCTCCACTTTGCGCCCCCATTCTGAAACACCAACTCCTGCTTCCGGGCATTCATGGTAGGGTATGCCTGTTGAGACTGGGCCGGGCCGCACGCCGGCAACAATATCGCCGAAGGCAACAGCAATGTGTAATTGATCCTTGAAGGACGCTGCATCATCCACCTATCTTTCGTTCAGGCCCGGATCGGAGACAAGAATCTGCGACACGGAACCTCCTGTCAATTGCGTCTGCGATTCCCTCCTGCTGATCCAAGCTTATCCCAAAATGGCATTATAATCGCGTCGGCGATTGCGCATCTGCCGCAACTGCACCCACCCTGAAAAAAGCAATGCCGGAAACAACACATTGTTTTCGAGCATGAAAGATGGACTGATAAGGCCCTGAACAGCGCAGACGAGTGATGTTAGATGCAAGGCCATTCGACCCGGCGTCCGGGCGCCCGATCGCATCGGCAACCGCGCAATGATCATGCAGGCAGTCAGGACGATATAGATGCACAGACCACCAATCCCATATATCAACAATGGCCCAATCGGCCCAAGGTCCGTCGGATATACAGAATAATAGGTCGGAACACGCAGATAAGCCTGCAGATCCGCGCTGCTGCCCGCAATGCCGATGCCCAACAGCCAATTGTCCGTCACAAATGGAGAGACATGCCGATACGCCAGCAAGCGTGCGAAACCAGATGCATCATCCATGAAATAGGAAAATGGTTCCCATTGCGGGATAATCAGGCCCGCCAACAAAATAGCATATCCAACGATTATCGTAATGAAAATGCCTATCCTGACCAACAGGTTTAACGATCTAAATGCCCGCAATATGCAAACAAGTAAGAATAATGCCAGGAATGTTCTGTAATCGCTAAGCCATATTGCCCATATCGACATCGCCATGACAATCGACCGGAACAAAATGTTCCCTCTTCGCCACTCCCACATGAAGAAGAAGGCATAGGCGGCGAAGGCCGGAGCGAACATCACCCTCAAACCCCGCTGATAGTCGCCCATCTTCAATATGTGTGAATCTACTTCCTTGGCGGCAGCAATGATCCACTCATACCCCAGGGTGAAGAAGACGATATAACCCGCTGATATCCAGGCGAGATAATATAAAGTTCGATCTATTGTTACGCGGGATCGAATGAAGGGCAGAAAGGTCAGTGCAGGAAAATAGGCAAAAATCGCGTTGAAGTTATACCCCATGCCCGATCGACGAACAAATCCGACATGGGCAAACACGAACAACGCAAGAATGGCCACCCCCATCCAGAATGCAGGCCAATAGCGTGCGCTGGAAAGGCAGGCAGGTAAATAAATTATGGTCGCGGCGATCAATATCAGCATGGCGGCCATATCCGCCTGCAGCCAGAAAAGAGAGCCAAGGTCGGACGCCTTGACCACCGTTGCCAACAGGACAAGCACCACTGACAGCCGGGCCAAGGCTCCGCTGAGGCGGAGTTTCCCGATCCGCGGTGTTGTCAGGAGCATCCAGCCTGTCATCAGCTTCGCACCGCCTTAGGCATGAACCGCCCCATCTGCGCCATCAGAGGATGTCTCAGCACATATATTCCAGCAAGCCAAAGGGCCAGGCCCGCGGCGACCACCCCGATTATCGCCCCGACACCTTGTTGCGCGGGATGCTCTGCAAATACGACGAGCAGCAAGGCTGGAAAACAGGCCAGGCCGGTCAGAATGAGACTGCGCTGGTAGATCCGAAAAAAATCCTTTGGCAAGGTGTCGGTCATCCGATGAAGATGCACGCGATACAGAAAAACCGCCAGCAGGGCATCTGCGACCCGCACGGCCGCCGCCATTTCCATACTGATGAAACAGGCAGCCACAAACAGCAGAAAAGTGATTCCTGCGCGAATATATTCGATGCGTGTCAGAATGTGCAGTTCATTCCTGGCCGCAA encodes:
- a CDS encoding glycosyltransferase family 4 protein → MKDASGNKVLVGAAAPLRLCLFTRAWRASGAGLYASELARGMAQAGVDVTFLAPRSSDPRLEQPMAQLTRLRQPHERPGAGRLRNLGLSLARMAGGFLLLARARIGGNRLFVMTIMDPLPVALLMLLFLRISGGRIIYVVHDPIPHAWHLPSFLRRLEQAVWRLPYRLVHALVVLAEPTRLALREDVPNLSIPVAVIDLGIFATDAPAPLPGTGTLLLFGTLRSNKGVLEAIAGLRLATARTNAPLRLLVRGGGHRDEAAYLAEIRKAASDAGAVVDLEVGYVDEARLADLIARCDALLMPYKDFHSQSGVALLAAGHARPVIASAAGGIATLMGEGMPCSPIARPVAAATVSDAVIAFLDTPFARWEADAFAYREAMLDRYSWGRIGRRFADLARSLA
- a CDS encoding heparin lyase I family protein; translated protein: MNARKQELVFQNGGAKWSVEAIPNGYRFEVRPGDQLAGDRAQSAQVRERSEAYVRPIFEFGQTYLISFQLTIPPGARNAAEWMSLMQIQSTFDPGEQGHSPPFGLYMKGEKMDISARYSPEEITPPGAFKHIQLYRDDKDIERGHPFAMKIRVRFDHGGKGAIEIWRDGRQLVSYQGPFGFNDKRGPYLKFGIYRAGGSEVYTAEFRDLSIQRLSESEPQPK
- a CDS encoding GH12 family glycosyl hydrolase domain-containing protein, with product MIGGNGDDSYHLYNARASIKEYAGEGIDTLFVNYWGGATLPAQIENLILNSPGSTYGTGNALNNIIIAGDAGALLNGMAGDDVLVGGKGADIFAISSGNGSDAIYGFTPSFDAITLTNYGITSFTQLQSLASQNGDDVVIRFANAETLILRDIDLKDLGAADFDLPIDTGPVPEGFKLLTGNTKVYIDDGWKVLNNMWNVSDLTYGKDYSINSHFDPNDLTAGVTFNWSVPLVTSAYPSIRGFPEVIFGAAPNGGGGTNPTDKAHVFPIAVSDISELTADYDVSFSGNKGGFNVAFDIWLTSVKGGNASTITNEIMVWLHKGDFPPYGSQIGTYTNGDFTAQIWHEGTYTAIVADTDSYSGTLDVAHILATLKSMGIVSDQEFLASVELGAEPVSGSGSLTINNLDLHLESREVDGYITIKDVTGSGTTVTTVAENSAPAFDSSNGGDVLTISMNENHHYVTKLNATDPDQGDTVSYAISGGADAALFSIDAETGILTFIKTPDHEAPNDSDANGIYDVIVSAGDGRASSNQALAIHVKNLNEAPSADGAVRIDTIGGTTTGPIAIGASDPDKDTLSYSVKNGQAPSRGSVAINQADGTFTYHAIGTEAGSDQFIITIDDGKGGVIDQVVTLDIVKDVTTITGSDRVERLVGGNTPTEFYGMGGDDIIIGGNGDDFINGGAGADTMTGGKGDDSYVVTSTSDIVIEKAGEGDDTVITSVAYTLGDHVENLVLSGTRGFRGTGNALDNVITGNAGDNLIDGGAGADRMIGGGGDDTYIVDNINDIVVENPGEGIDLVYASVSHVLGADVERLILTGIDDINATGNALDNVITGNNGRNILDGGGGADKMNGQQGDDVYVVNDVNDVVIENWHDGLGGNDTILSSVNYSLSDYVENLVLTGTQNLNASGNALNNVLNGNAGDNILKGNAGNDILKGGAGFDTAAYSGKAADHIFFTKDGQLYIQDMNKADGDDGTDRLTSVEKIAFADGTTKAIASAIVVDLGGKGITLDSASASAARFDFNGDGAADKSSWFGKDNAMLFIDRDGNNTLSGSEEMDFFLGAKDATSALSALTAFDDNKDGQITSADAIFSQFHLFADRDGNGTVGSGESLSLSDAGITALSLNATGRSGAVDISGATLLNSASFTWADGSHGLLGEAILGYEPAALHPNEGHLLI
- a CDS encoding oligosaccharide flippase family protein yields the protein MTAAGAEDVSDMAHVGQEQSSLFNKLMWTVVTFGASFVLKLASSVILARLLAPEIFGVMVIVNSIRLGIELLSDVGIEQNIVNHRQGLSPRFFNTAWTIQLIRGGALSLLFAALSPALASLYHLDLSVLLAVSLAPLLTAFASTSIFVLVKNLEVRRRNLFELQAECINFMFCVGLALVTPTVWALIWGMLLSIAARSVMSYRLPHPAHRLLLDREHVKEIVHFGKWIMASSLLNYASTYLDRLFIGRMATMQTLGLYGIARNISDLPSGLAGRLAYRVIFPLLALYRTDRGEATLHEFVRMRRLIVIAASLGIGSLAVGADIAIDLLYDPRYQAAGPALFLLLISAWFAVLAQLNEVALLGFGNARPVSYAHSLRIALLCVALPVGYQHYGLPGAIIGLTVSEAGRSLYMMARQARHGLAFWSQDIGGTALFVAWVALLTFLRSAAGFGVPWAGT
- a CDS encoding acyltransferase, whose protein sequence is MIRSVQYWRAIAALTVVIAHILLHPMPFPDPTYRRLGSFGVLLFFVISGFIMVYTTGRGRFDPADFLRRRIERVAPLYWLVTFAVAMMAIVTPSLLRNTTFSFQQLLLSCLFIPYARADGEIVPLMKLGWSLNYEIFFYILFATTFRLTAVQRVASMAGGFLFIILLGQMIGFTQPIAYFYTQPVILSFCVGMGIGLCILNEQLWRKMPGPIFWAILAALLFTAGFMVTPDAAVNMATDACFTLASAAMLLFGLRVKSGIAPSPVGLFLGDISYAIYLVHMYVVAAVALIVSRLFGAPSLLLTIPLTIGITIAVSGLVHHMFEKPVRRWFRAQHVRRTAAST